A single window of bacterium DNA harbors:
- a CDS encoding DUF4835 family protein, with the protein MSVRPRIDLLGWLLLFSLLFAAISSAQQLEAQVETDLRTLPIDKQQKLREFADRVMHYINSYRWTDDPWRTKVMLQVQLILEDRSTNAEDRYAGQILIHNNYDLQFFDKRWSYTYQIENNLQHQDNGLDSFTSVVDFYIYLILGGEFDKWSTLGGQVYFEKAKSIAEQAKFGMGRFIEGWDRRLDL; encoded by the coding sequence TTTAGCCTGCTGTTCGCCGCTATCTCTTCGGCTCAGCAGCTGGAAGCCCAGGTGGAGACGGATCTGCGTACTCTGCCGATCGACAAACAGCAAAAATTGCGCGAGTTCGCCGATCGGGTCATGCACTATATCAACAGCTATAGGTGGACCGACGATCCCTGGCGCACCAAGGTCATGCTGCAGGTGCAGCTGATCCTGGAGGACCGCAGCACCAACGCCGAAGACCGCTATGCCGGGCAGATTTTAATCCACAACAATTATGATCTGCAGTTTTTCGATAAGCGGTGGAGCTACACCTACCAGATCGAAAACAACCTGCAACATCAGGACAACGGCCTGGACTCTTTTACCAGCGTGGTGGATTTTTACATCTATCTGATCCTGGGCGGTGAGTTTGACAAGTGGTCAACCCTTGGCGGTCAAGTCTATTTTGAAAAGGCCAAAAGCATCGCCGAACAGGCCAAGTTCGGTATGGGCCGGTTTATCGAGGGGTGGGACCGCCGTTTGGACCTG